GCGATATTGCTCGATGAGCGGCATCCTTCCATCGGATGTGACCGCGAGAACAGCCACGGTGTCGCCGTTGTTCTCATGCAATATGTATCGCTCGAATGATCCGAACACGTTGGAATCGAAAGAGACCTGATCGACATTGAAGTAATGGCTTTGCACGATTTGGGTTCTTGAACCTTCCTTGACTGGAGAAGGACGCCAAGGGTCGAATGGCCGGTATGTTGGATTGCTCATGAAATCTCCTTGCTGCATACGTGTATTGCACTGCATGGTTACCGTCATTGTATGCCGCCACGCGCGGCGATGTTGCATGGTCGCGAGAATATGGTAAATTCCCAAAGGTAACAGAAAGCCCCTGTATCCCAATTGGTAGAGGAAACGGCCTCAAAATCCGTCCAGTGTGAGTTCGAGTCTCACCGGGGGCACGGTTGCAGGTACCTGTCAGCATACGCACCTAGGGGAGCACTGAAGCTACGCTGGGAGGGAAACATACGGAAACGAGGTTGGCATGGTAGCGGAAACGGATAAGACCGAAGATTCTCAGTCAAACAGAACAGTTGTGGTCGCTGAGGATGAATCGTTGATCCGACTCGATATCGTTGAAGCCTTGGGCGATGCCGGATATGACGTCGTTGGTGAAGCTGCGAGCGGTCAGGAAGCGTTGGACTTCACTCGAAAAATGAAGCCGGACGTTGTGGTCATGGATGTCAAGATGCCCGGTATGGATGGCATTACGGCCGCCAAGGAAATCGGCAAGGATAATCTTGCACCGGTTGTCATGCTTACTGCTTTTTCTCAGCAGAAACTCGTCGAGAAAGCTGCGGAAGCCGGTGCCATGGCCTATGTCGTCAAGCCGTTCGTACCTGAAAAGCTACTTCCTGCACTTGAGGTTGCCATCACGAGATTTGAGCAGATCAACACGCTTCGCGATGAAGTCAGCGATCTCAAGGCTCGTTTCGAGGCCCGGAAGCGCGTGGACCGTGCGAAGGGTCTGCTGATGGAAAACATGGGTCTTACGGAGTCTGAAGCCTTCCGTTGGATTCAGAAGACTTCCATGGATAGAAGACTTACCATGCAAGAAGTCGCAGATGCAGTTATCGCTCAAGTAGAGGGTGACGACTGATTCAACGAAAGGCAGGGAGATGGACACGGATTCGCAGGACAGGCAATCGCAGAAAGACACGCTCCTTGTAGTTGATGGTCATTCCCTGGCCTTTAGAGCGTTCTTTGCTCTGCCAGTAGAGAATTTCACCACGCAAAGCGGCCAGGCCACCAATGCGGTATGGGGTTTTGCAACGATGCTTGCGCAAGTCATCGAAACGGAACGGCCAAACCATCTTGCCGTGGCCTTCGACATGTCAGGCGGCACCTTCCGCAACACCATGCTCAAACAGTACAAGGCAACACGAGATGCAGCACCAGAGGAGCTTCTCAGCCAGCTTCCGCTGATTCAGCACCTCCTCACATCTCTGGGCATCACCTATGTGGAACGGCGTGGCTTTGAAGGCGATGATATCATCGCCACCCTTGCCACGATGGGTTCGCAGGCACAATACAAGACGCTGGTGCTCTCGGGGGACCGTGACGCTTTCCAGCTGATTGACGATTATGTGACCGTGCTCTATCCGGGTCATCACTTCAAGGAACTGAAGCATATGACCGCCGATGCGATACAGGAAAAATATCATGTTTCGCCCTCGCAATACCCAGACCTTGCGGCGATGCGTGGAGAGACGGCCGATAACATTCCCGGGGTTCCGGGAGTTGGCGATGGCTACGCAGCAAAATGGATCAATCAGTATGGCGGACTTCAAGGAATCTATGAGCATGCCGAGGAAATAGGCGGCAAAAAGGGCGAGGCTCTGCGCGAAAACATCGAACAGGTCAAACTGAACCGCAAGGTGAACGCGCTTGTCCGTGACATGGACCTCGGCGTTGACATCACCGATCTGGAATATGGCGATATCAAATCTGATGATCTTTCGAAACTGTTCGACTCGTTGCAATTCGGCGAACGAACCCGCAGCCGCATCATCGCAGCATTCGGCGCGGATGCCGCAAAGAAGCTGAAGCAGGCTGCTGCAAAGGACGATACGGACACAGCAGGTGAGCAGCATCAGCCAGAGATGGAGGCAGAACTCGACCAGGTGGGCGATTCGCACGACTTCCAGGCTTGGTTGACGGAGCATGCGCACAAGTCCAAAAACTCCCTTGGTCAGAGCAACGACGAGCAAGGCAATCCCGCATTGGAAGCGTCTGCAACCGCCGGATCGGCTTTGCCAGATGCCATCACACTGGTTGCCGCAGGCAAGGATCTGCCAGGTCGGGAAACATTCCGTTCGCTGACCATCATGGCAGCAGACGGCCATGTCGTGGTATTCGATGGCGTTGGTGAGAACGCCGATGTGCAGCATTCTCTCCAGCAGTTCCTTGATGAATACCAATCACAGCTGCTGGTTCATGGATACAAGGAACAGCGCCATATTCTCAATGCATCCGGGCTTGAGCTTCATGAACCGATGTTCGATACGAAGCTCGCTGGTTACATCGTGGAACCCGACTTCCACGCGGACAACCTTTCCGCATCGGTCGCGCATTTCTTGGACATTCAGGACGGCAACCGCGACATAACCATCGAGCAGGGCAGCTTCGCATTCGACGACAACGATTCAGAGGAGAGCAAGGATGAATCCTCGACAGATGCGCATAAGCAACCTGAATCCGTGAGACAAGCCATGCTCATATCTCGTCTGGCACAGCATCTGATGCCGATCATCGATGAGCGCAGGCAATACCGGCTCCTGCGTTCCATTGAGATACCTGTGTCCTCAACGCTCTATGCCATGGAATCGTCAGGAGCATCCGTGAGTGCGCAGAGACTGAAGGAACTGCATGATCGGTTCATAGCGGATGCCTCTCAGGCACAGGACATCGCGTGGGAGAATGCCGGTTCAAAGATCAATCTGCAAAGCCCCAAGCAACTCCAGAAGGTTCTGTTCGAAGATCTTGGGCTCAAGCATTCCCGCAAGACGAAGGGTGGATCATATACCACCAATGCTGCAGCATTGCAGAGCATGTATCTGAAGTCGGTTGACAATCCCAAGGCGAATGATTTTCTCGGAGCCCTGCTGCGCTATCGAGAGACCAACAAGCTCAAGCAAATCATGCAGACCCTGATCGATGCGGTGAATGCCCGCGATGGCAGGATTCATACGACCTTCGAGCAAACGGTTGCCGCTACCGGAAGGTTGAGTTCAGTCGATCCGAACTTGCAGAACATTCCGAACAGAAACGCTGAAGGGCGCGAGATCCGTTCGGCATTCGTGCCTGCGCCTGGCTATGACTATCTTTTGAGTTCCGATTATTCTCAGGTCGAATTGCGTATCATGGCTGACCTTTCCGGAGATGAGGCGCTTATCGAAGCGTTCAAATCCGGAAGGGACTTCCATAAATACGTTGCCAGTCTGGTATATCAGAAATCCGTTGACGACATCACAG
This Bifidobacterium sp. WK041_4_12 DNA region includes the following protein-coding sequences:
- the polA gene encoding DNA polymerase I produces the protein MDTDSQDRQSQKDTLLVVDGHSLAFRAFFALPVENFTTQSGQATNAVWGFATMLAQVIETERPNHLAVAFDMSGGTFRNTMLKQYKATRDAAPEELLSQLPLIQHLLTSLGITYVERRGFEGDDIIATLATMGSQAQYKTLVLSGDRDAFQLIDDYVTVLYPGHHFKELKHMTADAIQEKYHVSPSQYPDLAAMRGETADNIPGVPGVGDGYAAKWINQYGGLQGIYEHAEEIGGKKGEALRENIEQVKLNRKVNALVRDMDLGVDITDLEYGDIKSDDLSKLFDSLQFGERTRSRIIAAFGADAAKKLKQAAAKDDTDTAGEQHQPEMEAELDQVGDSHDFQAWLTEHAHKSKNSLGQSNDEQGNPALEASATAGSALPDAITLVAAGKDLPGRETFRSLTIMAADGHVVVFDGVGENADVQHSLQQFLDEYQSQLLVHGYKEQRHILNASGLELHEPMFDTKLAGYIVEPDFHADNLSASVAHFLDIQDGNRDITIEQGSFAFDDNDSEESKDESSTDAHKQPESVRQAMLISRLAQHLMPIIDERRQYRLLRSIEIPVSSTLYAMESSGASVSAQRLKELHDRFIADASQAQDIAWENAGSKINLQSPKQLQKVLFEDLGLKHSRKTKGGSYTTNAAALQSMYLKSVDNPKANDFLGALLRYRETNKLKQIMQTLIDAVNARDGRIHTTFEQTVAATGRLSSVDPNLQNIPNRNAEGREIRSAFVPAPGYDYLLSSDYSQVELRIMADLSGDEALIEAFKSGRDFHKYVASLVYQKSVDDITGDERSHVKAMSYGLAYGLSTYGLAQRLSVSPAEADVLRQKYFSTFGKVHEYLESLVNTARDKGYTETMFGRRRYFPGLKSTRRQIRDAAERGALNAPIQGSAADIMKIAMVRADAALRSEGMKSRIVLQIHDELVLEVVKSEVKKVTALVTQAMEHAVDIAVPLDVSTGLGADWQQAAH
- a CDS encoding ANTAR domain-containing response regulator — encoded protein: MVAETDKTEDSQSNRTVVVAEDESLIRLDIVEALGDAGYDVVGEAASGQEALDFTRKMKPDVVVMDVKMPGMDGITAAKEIGKDNLAPVVMLTAFSQQKLVEKAAEAGAMAYVVKPFVPEKLLPALEVAITRFEQINTLRDEVSDLKARFEARKRVDRAKGLLMENMGLTESEAFRWIQKTSMDRRLTMQEVADAVIAQVEGDD